In Flavobacterium sp. TR2, a single genomic region encodes these proteins:
- the mobA gene encoding plasmid mobilization protein MobA, with amino-acid sequence MTKRSGSNTRRRAISRPVRLTAEEDQEIRKRAAECGKTVSGFLRAAALGKKVNSLTDDRVLKEVMRLGALQKKLFIDGKRVGDREYAEVLIAITEYHRALLSRLMAD; translated from the coding sequence ATGACAAAACGAAGTGGAAGTAATACGCGCAGGCGGGCTATCAGTCGCCCTGTTCGTCTGACGGCAGAAGAAGACCAGGAAATCAGAAAAAGGGCTGCTGAATGCGGCAAGACCGTTTCTGGTTTTTTACGGGCGGCAGCTCTCGGTAAGAAAGTTAACTCACTGACTGATGACCGGGTGCTGAAAGAAGTTATGCGACTGGGGGCGTTGCAGAAAAAACTCTTTATCGACGGCAAGCGTGTCGGGGACAGGGAGTATGCGGAGGTGCTGATCGCTATTACGGAGTATCACCGTGCCCTGTTATCCAGGCTTATGGCAGATTAG